Proteins co-encoded in one Novosphingobium sp. PP1Y genomic window:
- a CDS encoding DUF2569 family protein, whose product MWQPQTSDSRKVEYFKGVLFSWLNTRSVAAVNFFHSRMERIITYWLGTMLLFALAKVAIASSGETQIANLASMIFPFLAVTMAPVLAYRIAATCFPLRDLACQPSVRFCRYGQWRQLDCLEARRIPAFGPTGFMASLIAGMLLNVPFRTTEFMLAMPAMPASAPTWATTMVGMMTLDVVTLNFFYTICFVMALRTAPLFPRMLVFTWLLDVIMQLQIAEKVTQTGNLPATVATALHSLLSGNIEKVLISAAIWLPYLILSERVNVTFRHRTRAKHAALAG is encoded by the coding sequence ATGTGGCAACCGCAAACATCGGACAGTCGCAAGGTCGAATATTTCAAAGGAGTGCTGTTCTCCTGGTTGAACACCAGGAGCGTGGCTGCCGTGAACTTTTTCCATTCGCGCATGGAACGGATCATTACCTATTGGCTTGGCACGATGTTGCTCTTTGCCCTGGCGAAGGTTGCCATTGCATCGAGTGGGGAAACGCAGATCGCAAATCTTGCCTCCATGATTTTCCCGTTTCTTGCCGTAACCATGGCACCGGTTCTTGCGTACCGTATCGCCGCAACGTGTTTTCCGCTGCGCGACCTTGCATGCCAGCCATCGGTACGATTTTGTCGCTATGGTCAATGGCGGCAACTGGATTGTCTGGAAGCGCGCCGGATACCGGCCTTCGGTCCGACGGGATTCATGGCGTCCCTGATCGCCGGAATGTTGCTCAACGTGCCGTTCCGGACGACCGAATTCATGCTGGCGATGCCGGCGATGCCGGCAAGCGCGCCAACATGGGCCACCACGATGGTAGGAATGATGACATTGGATGTCGTCACCCTGAACTTCTTCTACACCATATGCTTCGTCATGGCACTTCGCACTGCACCTTTGTTCCCGCGAATGCTCGTTTTCACCTGGCTTCTTGACGTGATCATGCAGTTGCAGATTGCAGAAAAGGTCACGCAAACCGGCAACCTGCCCGCAACCGTTGCAACGGCGTTGCATTCGTTGCTTTCAGGCAACATCGAAAAGGTCCTGATCAGCGCAGCGATCTGGCTGCCATACCTGATCCTGTCGGAGCGGGTTAACGTGACATTTCGCCATCGTACCCGCGCAAAGCACGCAGCACTTGCAGGTTAG
- a CDS encoding Flp family type IVb pilin, with protein sequence MIKFFHNFVNDEAGASAAEYALILALVGTGIALAAYNLGTAVSGAMDSATTCIKSKTGTC encoded by the coding sequence ATGATCAAGTTTTTCCATAATTTCGTTAACGATGAAGCTGGCGCTTCGGCTGCCGAATACGCTCTCATCCTTGCTCTTGTCGGCACCGGCATTGCGCTGGCTGCCTACAACCTCGGCACTGCCGTGTCGGGCGCTATGGATAGCGCAACGACTTGCATCAAGAGCAAGACGGGCACCTGCTGA
- the cpaB gene encoding Flp pilus assembly protein CpaB, translated as MQGRNIILIGIAVVLGLIAVLLANSYFSGVEQRQAKIAQEQNLSQIVVATKELPFGTVLNDQNVRLANWPSNSIPEGAFTSIADAAGKGNATLRNIVAGEPVLASKLSSRPTLSANLPAGQYAVAVPISAVAAAGGFIRPGDTVDVLLTRKIPGDGAAADDKMTDVVLSTVPVLAIDVDASEKSTEPTAAGKTATLQVDTLGAQKLALAQQLGVLSLALRNAADQTVTAASTVLPNQLTARKIYIASRESRAPSAPAAPISRSVMSPATSAPRRSGPMMTIFRGSEPSQYEVQRGY; from the coding sequence ATGCAGGGGCGCAATATCATTCTCATAGGAATAGCAGTAGTATTAGGCTTGATTGCCGTATTATTGGCTAATTCCTATTTTTCGGGTGTCGAACAACGACAGGCCAAGATCGCGCAAGAGCAGAATCTGAGCCAGATTGTCGTGGCAACGAAAGAATTGCCCTTCGGTACTGTTCTGAACGATCAGAACGTCCGGCTTGCAAATTGGCCTTCAAACTCGATCCCTGAAGGGGCCTTCACTTCGATTGCCGACGCAGCGGGTAAAGGCAACGCGACCTTGCGCAACATCGTCGCTGGCGAACCCGTTCTGGCATCGAAGCTGTCTTCCCGTCCGACTCTGTCGGCGAATCTGCCCGCTGGACAATATGCCGTCGCTGTTCCGATCAGCGCTGTTGCCGCCGCTGGCGGCTTTATTCGTCCCGGTGACACGGTTGACGTCCTGCTGACGCGCAAGATCCCTGGCGATGGTGCTGCGGCCGATGACAAGATGACGGACGTCGTTCTCTCGACCGTTCCTGTTCTCGCCATAGATGTCGACGCAAGCGAAAAGAGCACTGAGCCAACCGCCGCTGGCAAGACCGCCACTCTGCAGGTCGATACGCTCGGCGCGCAGAAGCTGGCCTTGGCCCAGCAGCTTGGTGTTCTCAGCCTCGCTCTACGCAATGCTGCGGATCAAACCGTTACCGCGGCATCAACCGTTCTTCCGAACCAGTTGACAGCCCGCAAGATCTATATTGCCTCGCGGGAGAGCCGCGCGCCGTCAGCTCCGGCTGCACCGATCTCACGGTCGGTCATGTCGCCTGCGACGAGCGCGCCGCGCAGGAGCGGACCGATGATGACGATTTTCCGTGGCAGCGAACCCAGCCAGTATGAGGTGCAACGTGGCTACTAA
- a CDS encoding TadE/TadG family type IV pilus assembly protein, with product MKRDVFLTLKEDENGAVAATYALALMGLIAVAGVGFDYARLSTMDSELQNGADQAALAGASQLDGKTGACSRAATAAISLVTNTTLLASTDHSISIPSETACDATGSVRFWQNKDATTAATSDANAHFIEVDVAVRTVDYALTPVTGLLSGSLNASAMAGLGSSICKVPPVFMCNPAETTDPTFTVSNYVGKGMRLIANDGGGNYGPGNFGYLQTNAGNGAQATAQTLGRVDIPGDCVGVDSVTTKPGEQVSVLDALNTRFDIYDNGLNQACGNGNGLCPPSANSRKDLMHKGGAGNCGIANGGGNGWVEAPHPYRPTSATTPLTATQISNTSPMGYPRDMCHAVSLTGSCSGGTIGDGNWDRNAYFKTNSQNYASTFSISGAFGTSTPTRYQVYKYEADNAASRLQNQSDGSIVSRPQPYCQPPGVPVNGAAPDRRVISVAVINCQAEGITGSTSGVHVQSWVDVFLVEPSAARGTGASKYTEKSDVYVEIVRATQLGGGGSTAAQQIRRDVPYLVK from the coding sequence ATGAAGCGCGATGTTTTCCTAACTCTGAAAGAGGATGAAAACGGCGCGGTTGCGGCGACATATGCCCTTGCCCTCATGGGATTGATTGCGGTCGCGGGGGTCGGGTTCGACTACGCCCGCTTGTCGACGATGGACAGCGAGTTGCAGAACGGTGCCGACCAGGCGGCCCTTGCAGGGGCATCGCAACTGGACGGCAAGACCGGTGCCTGTTCGCGAGCTGCAACTGCGGCCATCTCGCTCGTCACCAACACGACCCTGCTGGCCAGCACCGATCATTCGATTTCCATTCCGTCGGAAACGGCCTGCGATGCGACCGGAAGCGTCCGGTTCTGGCAGAACAAGGACGCCACGACTGCTGCGACCAGCGACGCGAATGCACATTTCATCGAAGTCGATGTCGCTGTCCGCACCGTCGACTATGCCCTGACACCGGTGACGGGGTTGCTGAGCGGCTCTTTGAACGCCAGCGCCATGGCCGGGCTGGGATCTTCGATCTGCAAGGTTCCACCCGTCTTCATGTGCAATCCGGCGGAAACGACCGATCCGACCTTCACCGTGTCTAATTATGTCGGCAAGGGAATGCGCCTGATCGCCAACGACGGCGGCGGCAATTACGGGCCGGGCAATTTCGGTTATCTTCAGACAAACGCCGGTAACGGCGCGCAGGCAACGGCCCAGACCCTCGGACGCGTCGATATTCCCGGAGATTGCGTGGGAGTCGATAGTGTCACCACCAAGCCCGGTGAACAGGTCAGCGTGCTCGACGCCCTGAACACGCGTTTCGACATCTACGACAATGGCCTCAATCAGGCTTGCGGTAACGGAAATGGCCTGTGCCCACCATCGGCTAACAGCCGCAAGGACCTGATGCACAAGGGCGGGGCCGGCAATTGCGGGATCGCCAATGGCGGCGGCAATGGCTGGGTGGAAGCGCCGCATCCTTACCGGCCAACTTCTGCCACGACGCCTCTGACCGCTACGCAAATCTCGAACACGTCGCCGATGGGCTATCCGCGCGACATGTGTCACGCGGTCAGCCTCACCGGTTCATGCAGCGGCGGTACGATCGGCGACGGGAATTGGGACCGCAACGCCTATTTCAAGACCAATTCGCAGAATTACGCATCAACATTCAGCATTTCGGGAGCTTTCGGTACATCGACCCCGACGCGCTATCAGGTCTACAAGTACGAAGCCGACAACGCGGCAAGCCGGTTGCAGAACCAGAGCGATGGTTCCATCGTTTCGCGGCCGCAGCCTTATTGCCAGCCGCCCGGAGTGCCGGTGAATGGGGCCGCGCCAGATCGCCGCGTCATTTCGGTGGCCGTGATCAATTGTCAGGCGGAAGGCATTACCGGCTCGACATCCGGCGTCCATGTCCAATCCTGGGTCGATGTGTTTCTCGTCGAACCCTCGGCCGCGCGCGGAACGGGTGCATCGAAGTATACCGAGAAGAGCGACGTCTACGTTGAAATCGTGCGGGCGACGCAGCTCGGCGGGGGAGGGAGCACGGCGGCGCAGCAGATCCGCCGCGACGTTCCCTATCTGGTGAAGTGA
- a CDS encoding type II and III secretion system protein family protein, which produces MATNRTTRTALALALVAMSGAGLAGSADTARAQALAAGGLHAGTLEVPFNKSQVVSADRPIAKAMVGSSDIADILPVTDRSIYVLGKKMGTTSLTLYDSAGRVISIIDIAVGPDVEALSDQINELIPGSKIDARISNDSVVLTGMVNSAGAADRAAQLAKAFAGDKVINLVTMGSSQQVMLEVRFAEVNRTAGKDIGVSAFANSDNGKFRSVTGLGSQLVPDPDTGEGILQLSAITDAFGIFRQRFSIGKLNIDATLNALESRGLAKTLAQPTLVALSGEKASFLAGGEFPVPVAQQSSAGGGNGNQAITVEFKPFGVSLGFTPTVLGDKTISMIVEPEVSALDPTASITVGNIVIPGLRTRRASTTLELRDGESFAIAGLLQKDFETTIKQVPILGSLPIIGSLFRSSGFKKGETELLIVVTPRLVAPIKPSQVRLPTDRVADPGELNTFLLGQPYSPQPVAPAVPAGDQADTQDKGDGYEY; this is translated from the coding sequence GTGGCTACTAATCGCACGACGCGCACGGCGCTTGCCCTTGCCTTGGTGGCCATGTCGGGAGCCGGCCTTGCCGGATCTGCGGACACCGCGCGGGCCCAGGCTCTCGCTGCCGGGGGACTTCATGCGGGCACGCTGGAAGTGCCCTTCAACAAGAGCCAGGTCGTCTCGGCCGACCGACCGATCGCCAAGGCGATGGTCGGCAGCTCTGACATTGCCGACATCCTGCCGGTCACGGATCGTTCGATCTACGTGCTGGGCAAGAAGATGGGCACGACCAGCCTGACGCTTTACGACAGTGCAGGCCGGGTAATCTCGATCATCGACATTGCCGTCGGCCCCGACGTCGAGGCGCTCAGCGACCAGATCAACGAACTGATCCCCGGCAGCAAGATCGATGCCCGGATTTCGAACGACTCCGTTGTCCTGACCGGCATGGTCAACAGCGCGGGCGCTGCCGACCGCGCAGCCCAGCTCGCCAAGGCCTTTGCCGGTGACAAGGTGATCAACCTTGTCACGATGGGTTCCAGCCAGCAGGTCATGCTGGAAGTGCGCTTTGCCGAGGTTAACCGGACCGCGGGCAAGGATATTGGCGTAAGCGCCTTTGCGAACTCGGATAACGGCAAGTTTCGGTCGGTGACCGGCTTGGGCTCACAACTGGTTCCCGACCCGGATACCGGCGAGGGAATCCTGCAACTTTCTGCGATTACAGATGCCTTCGGGATATTCCGGCAGAGATTCTCCATCGGCAAGCTAAACATCGATGCCACGCTCAATGCGCTGGAATCGCGCGGACTGGCGAAGACCCTGGCCCAGCCGACGCTGGTCGCCCTTTCAGGCGAAAAGGCATCGTTTCTGGCCGGCGGTGAATTCCCGGTTCCGGTTGCGCAGCAGAGCAGTGCAGGTGGCGGTAACGGCAACCAGGCGATCACTGTCGAATTCAAGCCCTTCGGTGTGAGCCTGGGCTTCACGCCGACGGTCCTCGGCGACAAGACAATCAGCATGATCGTCGAGCCGGAAGTCAGCGCGCTCGATCCAACGGCATCGATCACGGTGGGCAATATCGTGATCCCGGGCCTGCGTACACGCCGGGCCAGCACCACGCTGGAACTGCGCGACGGTGAAAGCTTTGCCATCGCCGGTCTGCTCCAGAAGGACTTCGAGACGACGATCAAGCAGGTGCCGATCCTCGGATCGCTGCCGATCATCGGTTCGCTGTTCCGTTCCAGCGGCTTCAAGAAGGGCGAAACCGAGCTTCTGATCGTGGTGACGCCAAGGCTCGTTGCGCCGATCAAGCCCAGCCAGGTCCGCCTGCCCACCGATCGCGTTGCCGATCCGGGTGAACTGAACACGTTCCTGCTGGGACAGCCCTATAGCCCGCAGCCCGTCGCTCCGGCGGTACCGGCGGGTGACCAGGCCGACACGCAGGACAAGGGGGACGGCTATGAATATTGA
- a CDS encoding TadE/TadG family type IV pilus assembly protein, with product MALILPLVLLLIFGTFEGAYYIMCEHRVVKGVRDAARYAGRLPFSEYDCGGTFGGDATAVKNLARTGQISGGTAAVYGWANADVSIAVSCSTSQQGIYSSVGGNAPKVTVSADVAYPSLFGTLGLVTTDWRLKASAQSPVMGL from the coding sequence ATGGCTTTGATCCTGCCCTTGGTCCTGCTCCTGATCTTCGGAACATTCGAAGGCGCATACTACATCATGTGCGAACATCGCGTGGTGAAGGGTGTGCGTGACGCCGCCCGTTACGCCGGGCGCCTGCCATTCAGCGAGTACGATTGTGGAGGGACTTTCGGCGGCGATGCCACTGCGGTGAAGAATCTGGCCCGGACCGGACAGATATCAGGAGGCACTGCGGCAGTTTATGGCTGGGCGAATGCGGACGTCTCGATCGCCGTTTCTTGCTCAACCAGTCAGCAGGGCATCTATTCCAGCGTGGGCGGAAACGCACCGAAAGTGACGGTCAGCGCCGATGTCGCCTATCCTTCCCTGTTCGGGACGCTTGGACTGGTGACTACGGATTGGAGGCTCAAGGCTTCCGCCCAAAGTCCGGTGATGGGCCTATGA
- a CDS encoding TadE/TadG family type IV pilus assembly protein, with protein MTRLFDLVRNEDGASAAEFALVLPILLIALIGTIDVGLYAWNINQAEKATQTGARWAVATDMVASGLKTYSFAVSGGVPQGTVVDQTAFPGVTCQSNGTTASCTCVSGGTCSFPLTADNAAFTRLVTRMAQIDGDITASNVVVTYAWSGLGFSGDPNGPDVAPLTTVSLRNMAYTPLTTLLFQVSVPLPSFAYALTMEDGSGTVSN; from the coding sequence ATGACGCGTCTTTTCGATCTTGTCCGGAACGAAGACGGTGCCAGCGCAGCGGAGTTCGCGCTCGTCCTTCCCATCCTGTTGATTGCCCTGATCGGCACAATCGATGTCGGGCTCTATGCCTGGAACATCAATCAGGCGGAAAAGGCGACACAGACCGGCGCCCGCTGGGCCGTGGCAACGGACATGGTTGCAAGTGGCCTCAAGACCTACAGCTTCGCTGTCTCAGGCGGTGTGCCCCAGGGGACCGTCGTCGATCAGACGGCTTTCCCTGGCGTGACCTGCCAGAGCAACGGCACGACGGCTTCGTGCACTTGCGTCAGCGGCGGCACCTGCAGCTTTCCGCTTACGGCCGACAATGCGGCTTTCACGCGGCTCGTCACGCGCATGGCGCAGATCGACGGCGACATCACGGCAAGCAACGTCGTGGTCACTTACGCCTGGTCCGGTCTGGGCTTCTCGGGCGATCCCAACGGCCCCGACGTTGCGCCGCTGACAACCGTCAGCCTGCGCAACATGGCATACACGCCGCTGACCACGCTGCTGTTCCAGGTTTCCGTTCCTCTGCCATCATTCGCGTATGCGCTGACCATGGAAGATGGCAGCGGCACTGTGTCCAATTAG